From the genome of Nodosilinea sp. FACHB-141, one region includes:
- a CDS encoding CAAX protease, which yields MADPAFNTLWQLVGGVLRLDPEAFQVFHQMPDSIVLGLVFVAGFSQAVGQGIVLFVNRVKPLRFVLSLVLSALLFVAGYLFWVLSIWMVSRWLLDQPIPWRVVQGSLALSYLPLMFSFLGAMPYLGVPLLRLLALLSLLAVVFALAVLGQIPVGQAAGHVALGWLGLVVVQQTTVGQPIVNLGRWLANWAAGVQLVVDRGQLKLLIAANPLGPELPGAIPTHISATPLPGALLKPRSRRLTLLWIYGGLGLLALVVALSLEPLRGLMTQWYGQSRPARWFADLIWIGAIALVVGAMLAPLEALGWWAGWYGDGSPPPETPKTDGATTKLPRRYIVYLDGISQATADYQPSVARYLDELDHKLPDDITLVKGLISYSVLNRSLTENRPLAFFWRGVETLTRRLGPWVGMIINIRNILIVAVSADQRFGPIYNQGVAQQVYESLLENGYPVQGGIPLTLIGYSGGGQIAVGIVPFLKRALGAPIEVVSLAGVIGGNGRVMEAEQLYHLVGSRDPVERLGPIMFPRRWAIAPLSYWNRAKRKGKISFISLGPVGHQVPGGVLDDQAFLPDGRSHLQQTLDLTLDIVAGDLRQYLDIQKIQVVNPGDYYRFQSAPFNHPSYYPVQQTLPAPQYRPVGDWLGRLILPNAHERLQLEGVWFELLHTPPAYQHYLGQRVHLRWRCNPGLKKRFQAVTRDIHFSAEAEASHREGMIVPTRLNHWRLVTPLESLAGAHPVDDIIVKLPDPVIVEAIASDEWSTLPLTPHSPTPSLTLTIGNEPIQIAGLYYALVQFLSPVAGANDRYHVVHYNPDTQTFDGLKETVRLPQVVPDGDGIEPSTSRDLERSPLNSTGWYIHGAQAHDGEFVVQALRPRRLFQLRPDRTIASARQGRQHLHRESWENLEQKKGTTESVLIDPKTPSEQAAIAEWQEGDQALLVHVYGGIGGQKREPAARGPVYFGHFAYGIATVAREPLTQELQFDIHYHQVYTHNQRGLVAGTLDWSKYMGDRQWGFLGTRPVSDILIKLPAYTEPFDFNGAAWAALDDLRIELELMTARYRTGDGTGVTYVGPANNCAQDSNQAMYASAAHLEAAVIAHRTTLKAWEANNPDQAQQFQQLLDLRRHLQQKLLPFGSARADWADERESLGSNLSDFPLQTVGRGLLSWRTMLPRKASDTITQLCLRYGASLWVLRTNQVGGHDPTIEPIAPVTL from the coding sequence ATGGCTGACCCTGCCTTCAACACCCTTTGGCAGCTAGTGGGAGGGGTGCTGAGATTAGACCCAGAAGCCTTTCAAGTCTTTCACCAGATGCCCGACAGCATCGTCCTGGGGCTGGTGTTTGTCGCGGGCTTTTCCCAGGCGGTGGGTCAGGGCATTGTGCTCTTTGTCAACCGAGTCAAGCCGCTGCGGTTTGTGCTCAGCCTGGTGCTGTCGGCCCTGCTGTTTGTAGCAGGCTATCTGTTTTGGGTGCTCAGCATTTGGATGGTGAGTCGCTGGCTGCTCGATCAACCGATTCCCTGGCGGGTAGTGCAGGGTAGTTTAGCCTTGAGCTATCTGCCTTTGATGTTTAGCTTTTTGGGGGCCATGCCCTATCTGGGCGTGCCGCTGCTGCGGCTACTGGCGCTGCTCAGCCTGCTGGCCGTGGTGTTTGCTCTGGCGGTGTTGGGCCAGATTCCAGTGGGGCAGGCGGCGGGGCATGTGGCCCTCGGCTGGTTGGGGCTGGTGGTGGTGCAGCAAACCACCGTGGGGCAGCCCATTGTCAACCTGGGGCGCTGGCTGGCCAACTGGGCGGCGGGGGTACAGCTGGTGGTCGATCGCGGTCAGCTCAAACTGCTAATTGCGGCCAATCCTTTGGGGCCAGAACTACCGGGGGCGATACCCACCCATATTAGTGCTACACCTTTGCCGGGAGCCCTGCTCAAGCCGCGATCGCGGCGATTGACCCTGCTGTGGATCTACGGCGGTTTGGGTCTGCTAGCCCTGGTGGTTGCCCTTAGCCTAGAACCTCTAAGGGGGTTGATGACCCAGTGGTATGGCCAGAGCCGTCCGGCTCGCTGGTTTGCCGATTTGATCTGGATTGGCGCGATCGCCCTGGTGGTGGGGGCCATGCTGGCTCCCTTGGAGGCTCTAGGCTGGTGGGCCGGTTGGTACGGTGACGGTTCCCCTCCGCCTGAGACGCCCAAGACCGACGGAGCCACCACTAAGCTGCCCCGCCGGTACATTGTCTACCTCGACGGCATCAGCCAGGCCACCGCCGACTACCAGCCCAGCGTGGCTCGCTACCTCGACGAGTTGGATCACAAGCTCCCCGACGACATCACCCTGGTCAAGGGATTGATTTCCTACTCGGTGCTCAACCGTTCGCTAACGGAAAACCGTCCCCTGGCATTCTTTTGGCGCGGGGTCGAAACCCTGACTCGGCGGCTCGGCCCCTGGGTGGGGATGATCATCAACATTCGCAACATTTTGATTGTGGCGGTGTCGGCCGACCAGCGCTTTGGCCCCATCTACAACCAGGGGGTGGCCCAGCAGGTCTACGAAAGCTTGTTAGAAAACGGCTACCCAGTCCAAGGGGGCATTCCCCTCACGCTGATTGGTTACAGCGGGGGTGGGCAAATTGCCGTGGGCATTGTGCCCTTTCTCAAGCGGGCTTTGGGCGCCCCAATTGAGGTGGTTTCTCTCGCTGGGGTGATTGGCGGCAACGGACGGGTGATGGAGGCGGAGCAGCTCTACCACCTGGTGGGCAGCCGCGACCCAGTCGAGCGTCTGGGGCCAATTATGTTTCCGCGGCGCTGGGCGATCGCCCCCTTAAGCTACTGGAATCGGGCCAAACGCAAAGGCAAAATCAGCTTCATCAGCTTAGGACCAGTGGGTCATCAGGTGCCCGGCGGTGTGCTCGACGACCAGGCCTTTTTGCCCGATGGCCGCAGCCACCTGCAGCAAACCCTCGACCTCACCCTCGATATTGTGGCGGGCGACCTGCGCCAGTACCTGGATATTCAAAAGATTCAGGTGGTCAATCCCGGCGACTATTACCGGTTTCAGAGCGCGCCGTTTAACCACCCCAGCTACTACCCGGTGCAGCAGACCTTGCCCGCCCCCCAGTACCGCCCGGTGGGCGACTGGCTAGGGCGGCTGATTTTGCCCAACGCCCACGAGCGCCTCCAGCTAGAGGGCGTCTGGTTCGAGCTATTGCACACGCCTCCGGCTTACCAGCACTACCTGGGGCAGCGAGTACACCTGCGCTGGCGATGCAATCCAGGGCTGAAAAAGCGATTCCAGGCCGTGACCCGCGACATCCACTTCAGCGCCGAGGCCGAGGCCTCGCACCGGGAGGGCATGATTGTGCCTACCCGCCTCAACCACTGGCGGTTGGTCACCCCATTAGAATCTTTGGCCGGGGCTCACCCCGTTGACGACATTATCGTCAAGCTGCCTGACCCCGTCATTGTGGAGGCGATCGCAAGCGACGAATGGAGCACCCTCCCCCTCACTCCCCACTCCCCTACCCCCTCTCTCACCCTCACCATTGGCAATGAGCCGATTCAAATTGCTGGTCTTTATTACGCCCTGGTGCAGTTTCTGAGCCCGGTGGCAGGAGCGAACGATCGCTACCATGTCGTTCACTACAACCCTGACACTCAAACCTTTGACGGACTTAAAGAAACCGTGCGACTGCCGCAGGTTGTGCCCGACGGGGATGGCATTGAGCCATCGACCAGTCGGGATTTGGAGCGATCGCCCCTCAACTCAACCGGCTGGTACATCCACGGTGCCCAGGCCCACGACGGCGAGTTTGTGGTGCAGGCGCTGCGGCCCCGCCGACTCTTTCAGCTGCGACCCGATCGCACCATCGCCAGCGCCCGCCAAGGGCGGCAGCACCTGCACCGAGAATCGTGGGAAAACCTGGAGCAGAAAAAAGGCACCACCGAGTCGGTGCTGATCGACCCTAAAACCCCCTCTGAGCAGGCCGCAATCGCCGAGTGGCAAGAGGGAGACCAGGCCTTGCTGGTGCATGTCTACGGCGGTATCGGCGGCCAAAAACGCGAGCCCGCCGCCCGAGGCCCGGTTTACTTTGGTCACTTTGCCTACGGCATCGCCACCGTGGCACGCGAGCCACTCACCCAGGAGCTACAGTTCGATATCCATTATCACCAGGTCTATACCCACAACCAGCGCGGGCTGGTGGCAGGTACCCTCGACTGGTCAAAGTACATGGGCGATCGCCAGTGGGGATTTTTGGGCACCCGTCCCGTCTCCGACATTTTGATCAAGCTGCCCGCCTACACCGAGCCCTTTGACTTTAACGGGGCCGCCTGGGCCGCCCTCGATGACCTGCGCATCGAGCTAGAGCTCATGACCGCCCGCTACCGCACCGGCGACGGCACCGGCGTTACCTACGTCGGCCCCGCCAACAACTGCGCCCAAGATTCTAACCAGGCCATGTACGCCAGCGCCGCCCACCTGGAGGCTGCGGTCATCGCCCACCGAACTACCCTCAAAGCTTGGGAGGCCAACAACCCTGACCAGGCCCAACAGTTTCAACAGTTGCTTGACCTACGCCGCCACCTTCAGCAAAAACTCCTGCCATTTGGCAGCGCCCGAGCCGACTGGGCCGACGAGCGAGAATCTTTGGGCAGCAACCTGTCAGATTTTCCGCTTCAGACCGTGGGCCGTGGACTGTTGAGCTGGCGCACCATGCTACCTCGCAAAGCCAGCGACACCATAACCCAGCTCTGCCTCCGCTACGGAGCCAGCCTGTGGGTATTGCGCACTAACCAGGTGGGAGGCCACGATCCGACAATAGAGCCCATAGCGCCTGTCACCCTGTAA
- a CDS encoding PHP domain-containing protein produces MLDLHSHTTFSDGTLSPAELVAAAIAAGVKALAITDHDTVAGWDDAIAAAGDALEVVPGVELSTVENGRSLHILGFYPNRESLEPPLVERIEGRRRRAQQMVEKLAELGYPIELPAMAGNMAPGRPHLAAALVKAGYVDSKREAFDRWLGDNGPVFVQYDKFSAAEGIQLLRDCGAVPVWAHPYLFKGSTVDALLPQLVEAGLMGVEVYHPHHSPSDIRRLETYCRDHNLVMTGGSDFHGPSEAKASTPNPRAKHQPKEAAGLNQLNLPLELLSPLKRAAATLAATLGDGAASPGENRLPSPNHG; encoded by the coding sequence ATGCTCGATCTGCACAGCCACACCACCTTTTCTGACGGCACTCTCTCCCCCGCTGAACTCGTAGCAGCAGCGATCGCAGCGGGGGTGAAGGCATTGGCGATTACTGACCACGACACCGTGGCCGGGTGGGATGACGCGATCGCCGCCGCCGGAGATGCCCTAGAGGTGGTGCCAGGGGTCGAGCTGAGCACCGTGGAGAACGGGCGATCGCTGCACATCCTGGGCTTTTACCCCAATCGAGAATCCCTGGAACCACCACTCGTAGAGCGCATTGAAGGTCGCCGCCGCCGCGCCCAGCAGATGGTCGAAAAGCTGGCCGAACTGGGCTACCCCATTGAGCTACCTGCCATGGCGGGCAATATGGCTCCCGGTCGTCCTCACTTGGCGGCGGCCCTGGTTAAAGCAGGCTATGTCGACTCGAAGCGGGAGGCCTTTGATCGCTGGCTGGGAGACAATGGCCCCGTCTTTGTGCAGTACGACAAATTTTCTGCCGCTGAAGGCATTCAGCTGCTGCGGGACTGCGGGGCCGTACCGGTATGGGCCCATCCCTATTTATTTAAAGGCTCAACCGTCGATGCGCTCCTGCCTCAGCTAGTGGAGGCCGGTCTGATGGGGGTCGAGGTCTACCACCCCCACCACAGCCCCAGCGATATTCGGCGTTTAGAAACCTACTGCCGTGACCACAACCTCGTGATGACCGGCGGCAGTGACTTCCACGGCCCTTCAGAAGCGAAAGCTAGTACTCCTAACCCCAGGGCCAAGCATCAGCCCAAGGAGGCGGCCGGGCTGAATCAGCTCAACTTGCCGTTGGAGTTGCTGAGCCCGCTCAAGCGAGCGGCAGCGACTCTGGCAGCAACTTTGGGCGATGGCGCAGCCTCTCCAGGGGAGAATCGCCTGCCGAGCCCCAACCATGGCTGA
- the ndk gene encoding nucleoside-diphosphate kinase has protein sequence MERTFLMIKPDGVQRGLISNIIGRFETKGFTLVGLKFMAVSRELAEKHYDVHRERPFFAGLVDFITSGPVVAMVWEGEGVIASARKIIGATKPLEAEPGTIRGDLGVTVGRNIIHGSDAPETAQAEIALWFTDSELVSWEPAAKGWLYE, from the coding sequence ATGGAACGCACTTTTTTAATGATCAAGCCCGACGGTGTCCAGCGCGGTTTGATCAGCAATATCATTGGCCGGTTTGAAACCAAGGGCTTCACCCTGGTGGGCCTCAAGTTTATGGCCGTCTCCCGAGAATTGGCCGAAAAGCACTACGATGTGCACCGCGAGCGCCCCTTCTTCGCCGGCTTGGTTGACTTCATCACCTCTGGCCCCGTGGTGGCTATGGTGTGGGAAGGCGAAGGTGTGATCGCCTCTGCCCGCAAAATCATCGGCGCGACCAAGCCCCTAGAAGCTGAACCCGGCACCATTCGTGGCGACCTGGGTGTGACCGTAGGCCGCAACATCATCCACGGCTCCGACGCTCCCGAAACCGCCCAGGCCGAAATCGCCCTGTGGTTCACCGACAGCGAACTCGTCAGCTGGGAACCCGCCGCCAAGGGCTGGCTCTATGAGTAA
- the mtnC gene encoding acireductone synthase, whose product MLLLEERPLGAIVLDIEGTTTDIAFVKNTLFPYATERLEAFVAEIAPTAEGQAILAQVRAEVGDANLSVEGCIAQLLAWAKADQKVTPLKAVQGMIWDEGYRTKAYYSHVYDDAAAHIQEWHRRGVPLYIYSSGSIAAQKLLFAHTIVGDLTPCFQGYFDTTTGAKVDATSYEKIANTLGIAAGELLFLSDHPGELAAAQHAGWQVYAVQRPGTPDFDSDLPTVRHFGELQIHFDNA is encoded by the coding sequence ATGCTTTTGCTTGAAGAGCGACCCCTAGGGGCGATCGTGCTCGATATTGAAGGCACCACCACCGACATTGCCTTCGTCAAAAATACCCTGTTCCCCTACGCAACGGAGCGGCTAGAGGCCTTTGTGGCTGAGATCGCTCCCACGGCTGAGGGGCAAGCCATTTTGGCCCAAGTGCGGGCTGAGGTGGGCGATGCCAACCTATCTGTAGAAGGCTGCATCGCCCAACTTTTGGCCTGGGCCAAAGCTGACCAAAAGGTCACCCCCCTCAAAGCCGTGCAGGGCATGATTTGGGACGAGGGCTACCGCACCAAGGCCTACTACAGCCACGTCTATGACGATGCTGCCGCCCACATTCAGGAGTGGCACCGGCGAGGAGTGCCGCTATATATCTATTCCTCTGGCTCGATCGCAGCGCAGAAACTACTGTTTGCCCATACCATTGTGGGCGATCTGACCCCTTGTTTTCAGGGGTATTTCGACACCACCACCGGAGCCAAAGTCGATGCAACTTCCTACGAAAAAATTGCTAATACGCTAGGAATTGCTGCCGGGGAGTTGCTGTTTTTGTCCGATCACCCAGGAGAATTGGCTGCCGCCCAGCATGCAGGTTGGCAAGTATATGCAGTCCAGCGTCCTGGCACCCCAGACTTTGACTCAGACTTGCCGACAGTTCGTCACTTTGGGGAATTGCAAATTCATTTCGACAACGCTTAA
- a CDS encoding acireductone dioxygenase: MTLLRVFSDQDGATLLNEYRDADAIAAALASAGVRFEQWQTQAPLPPAADPEAILTAYAKDIDRLKAESGYITADVIRMHPEHPQKTELRQKFLDEHIHKEDEVRFFVEGQAVFYLHLGDKIYATLCTAGDLIGVPANTPHWFDMGEEPQFAAIRLFNNPEGWVAHFTDSPIAKGYPQYHAFA; the protein is encoded by the coding sequence ATGACCCTACTTCGTGTTTTTAGCGATCAAGACGGCGCGACCCTGCTGAATGAATACCGGGATGCAGACGCGATCGCCGCTGCCCTGGCCAGCGCTGGCGTCCGCTTTGAGCAGTGGCAGACTCAGGCACCACTGCCCCCAGCGGCCGACCCCGAAGCCATTCTGACCGCCTATGCCAAAGATATCGATCGCCTCAAAGCCGAGAGCGGCTACATCACCGCCGACGTGATTCGCATGCACCCAGAGCATCCGCAAAAGACCGAGCTACGGCAGAAGTTTTTGGATGAGCACATTCACAAAGAAGACGAGGTGCGCTTCTTCGTGGAGGGACAGGCCGTGTTTTACCTACACTTGGGCGACAAAATCTACGCCACCCTCTGCACCGCCGGCGATCTAATTGGCGTACCCGCCAACACCCCCCACTGGTTCGACATGGGTGAGGAACCTCAGTTCGCCGCCATTCGCCTGTTCAATAACCCCGAGGGTTGGGTGGCCCACTTTACCGACAGCCCCATCGCTAAGGGATATCCCCAGTACCATGCTTTTGCTTGA
- a CDS encoding methylthioribulose 1-phosphate dehydratase, whose translation MEFEAIAQSLVEAGGFLASKGWAPATSGNYSARLAEGQLAITVSGRDKGQLTPADIMVVDSQGQPLSPEKRASAETLLHTSLYLAYPEVGAVLHTHSIDCVSLSRWLLSRGQDNLVLTDYELLKALPGITTHDGEVAIPIVANSQDMVSLSETVLTQLQAAPASVGYMIAGHGLYSWGATVPQARMATEALEVLVSCALQALLLDQKFV comes from the coding sequence ATGGAGTTTGAGGCGATCGCGCAGTCGTTAGTAGAGGCAGGCGGTTTCTTGGCCAGCAAAGGCTGGGCACCGGCCACCAGCGGCAACTACTCGGCTCGGCTGGCCGAGGGGCAGTTAGCCATTACTGTGTCGGGACGCGACAAGGGACAGCTCACCCCCGCCGACATTATGGTGGTCGATAGCCAGGGGCAACCCCTCAGCCCGGAGAAGCGGGCATCGGCCGAAACGCTGCTGCACACCAGTCTCTACCTGGCCTACCCAGAGGTAGGCGCGGTGCTGCACACCCATTCTATAGACTGCGTTAGTCTCTCTCGCTGGCTGCTGAGCCGGGGGCAAGACAACCTGGTGTTAACAGACTATGAATTGCTTAAAGCATTGCCGGGTATTACCACCCATGATGGAGAGGTTGCCATCCCAATCGTGGCCAACAGTCAAGATATGGTATCTCTGAGCGAGACCGTGCTGACTCAGCTACAGGCGGCACCAGCGTCGGTGGGCTATATGATTGCGGGCCACGGATTGTATAGCTGGGGAGCCACCGTGCCCCAGGCGCGCATGGCCACTGAGGCATTGGAGGTGCTGGTGAGCTGTGCGCTGCAGGCCCTACTGCTCGATCAAAAATTTGTTTAG
- a CDS encoding response regulator codes for MSTCAVTKQTVLSVDDSLISQQMIKRALDNSYRVLLADNAVDALTVISQEMIEALLLDISMPGIDGFELCRTVRSLPRFKNLPIVMVTSRDTEADRQEARMAGASGYLTKPCEPERLKAVMGRLLPKGLATN; via the coding sequence ATGTCCACCTGCGCCGTCACCAAACAAACCGTCCTATCGGTGGATGACAGCTTAATTAGCCAGCAGATGATTAAACGCGCCTTGGACAACAGCTATCGGGTGCTGCTGGCCGACAATGCGGTGGATGCGCTGACTGTAATTTCTCAAGAGATGATCGAAGCCCTGCTGCTCGATATCTCAATGCCCGGCATTGATGGGTTTGAGCTCTGTCGCACGGTGCGCAGTCTGCCCCGGTTCAAAAACCTACCAATTGTGATGGTCACGTCTCGCGATACTGAGGCCGACCGGCAAGAAGCCCGCATGGCGGGAGCTTCTGGCTATTTGACCAAACCCTGCGAACCTGAGCGGCTCAAAGCCGTCATGGGTAGGCTGCTGCCCAAAGGCCTAGCCACAAACTAA
- a CDS encoding response regulator, with protein MAPHLSDRYITDSELRDIFKTASQERLQALDDGLLYLEKHPDDSATLEALMREAHSLKGDGNMLGVTDLGKVAHQIEHILGELLRGEAALSAELCDRLSHGLAAMKQLVHEATTGESTDINLFYVLAELMGASLSPKPASPTAETIGAPPPSPDLLSHAVELFPEIPSLPTPAPPTPTPPHTTPLPTHNSSDPGLTNTTDYRIETIRVPTQSLDALMTQSGELTVTKIRVAHRLAEIDAINNLWEEWSRDFLMSRFLLHDAQQGKPVWQQLDSFQNRTEQHLEQFGTMVRQLGSALHADTTRLETITDGLEKGIRTLRLLPLSTLFNLFPRLVRDLARQEGKEVQLLIEGGDTRADKRILEEMKDPLLHMIHNAIDHGIESPAERLRQGKPEVATITLRGYRTSAGISIEVSDDGRGLDVESIKQAAVRRGLYRPEELELLTATQIQGLILSPGFSSRTLVTEISGRGVGLDVLRTNVDRLRGSIEVQSKPGEGCTLRVQLGTTLATAHVLLVAAGGQTFALPAEFVETACLVQTSEIFTLEGYNAIKHDDRPLSVVWLADLLGLPRVEPKQRGRWQSDQGERPQKRHACIILQSGPDRLGLFVEALLDEQEVVLKPQSQLLKRVRYISGATILGTGDVCMVLNPQDLITAVRQRGSSLKLPELSSTGTAAPTEARPRCILLVEDSIATRTQEKRILESAGYEVVTAVDGLDGFNKLQTRPFDAVVSDVQMPNLDGLGLTQRIRQQREYSELPVVLVTTLASEDDRRRGAEAGANAYITKGSFTQDVLFETLNRLI; from the coding sequence ATCGCGCCTCACCTCAGCGATCGCTACATTACCGACAGCGAACTGCGCGATATTTTCAAGACCGCCAGCCAAGAGCGCCTGCAGGCCCTTGACGACGGGTTGCTCTACCTCGAAAAGCACCCCGACGACTCAGCTACCCTCGAGGCGCTTATGCGCGAGGCCCACTCCCTCAAAGGCGATGGCAACATGCTTGGGGTTACCGATCTCGGCAAGGTCGCCCACCAGATCGAGCACATCCTCGGCGAACTCCTGCGCGGCGAAGCAGCCCTCTCAGCGGAGCTATGCGATCGCCTCTCCCATGGCCTAGCCGCCATGAAGCAGCTAGTGCACGAAGCCACCACTGGCGAATCCACTGATATCAACCTGTTCTACGTCCTGGCCGAACTCATGGGTGCTTCCCTTAGCCCCAAACCCGCGAGCCCCACCGCTGAAACCATCGGTGCCCCTCCGCCATCCCCCGATTTACTCAGTCACGCCGTAGAACTATTTCCAGAAATCCCTTCCCTCCCTACTCCTGCACCCCCTACTCCTACACCCCCTCACACTACCCCCTTACCCACCCACAATTCCTCAGACCCCGGCCTAACCAACACCACCGACTACCGCATCGAGACCATCCGCGTCCCCACCCAGAGCCTCGACGCTCTGATGACCCAGAGCGGTGAGCTGACGGTCACCAAAATTCGCGTCGCCCACCGGCTGGCTGAGATCGACGCCATCAACAACTTGTGGGAAGAGTGGAGTCGCGACTTTTTGATGAGTCGCTTTTTGCTTCACGATGCCCAGCAGGGCAAGCCCGTCTGGCAACAGCTAGACAGTTTTCAGAATCGTACTGAGCAGCACCTAGAGCAGTTTGGGACCATGGTGCGCCAGCTCGGCAGCGCCCTCCACGCCGACACCACCCGCCTAGAGACCATCACCGACGGCCTAGAAAAGGGCATTCGCACCCTGCGCCTGCTGCCGCTGTCTACGCTCTTTAACTTGTTTCCCCGACTGGTGCGCGATCTGGCCCGTCAGGAGGGCAAAGAGGTGCAGCTGTTGATTGAAGGGGGCGACACTCGCGCCGACAAGCGCATTCTCGAAGAGATGAAAGACCCGCTGCTACACATGATTCACAATGCCATCGACCATGGCATTGAGTCACCTGCCGAGCGCTTGCGGCAGGGCAAACCAGAAGTGGCAACCATCACCCTGCGCGGCTACCGCACATCGGCAGGCATCAGCATTGAAGTGAGTGACGATGGCCGGGGGCTCGATGTGGAGTCGATCAAACAAGCAGCTGTACGTCGGGGGCTATATCGTCCAGAAGAACTAGAGCTGCTGACTGCCACACAAATTCAGGGGCTGATTCTCAGTCCTGGGTTTTCGAGTCGCACCCTGGTAACCGAGATCTCCGGGCGCGGAGTCGGCCTAGATGTACTACGCACTAACGTCGATCGCCTCAGGGGCAGTATTGAGGTTCAGTCAAAACCGGGCGAGGGCTGCACCCTCCGCGTTCAGCTGGGAACTACCCTGGCCACGGCCCACGTTCTGCTAGTGGCGGCGGGCGGTCAAACCTTTGCCCTGCCCGCCGAGTTTGTAGAGACGGCCTGCCTAGTGCAGACCAGCGAGATCTTTACTCTAGAGGGCTACAACGCGATCAAGCACGACGATCGCCCACTTTCGGTGGTGTGGCTAGCCGATCTGCTGGGGCTGCCGAGGGTTGAGCCCAAGCAGCGCGGGCGATGGCAATCCGACCAGGGGGAACGGCCCCAGAAGCGGCATGCCTGCATTATTTTGCAGTCTGGCCCAGATCGCCTAGGTCTCTTTGTCGAAGCTTTGCTAGACGAGCAGGAGGTGGTGCTCAAACCCCAAAGCCAGTTGCTCAAGCGAGTGCGGTATATCTCTGGGGCCACTATTTTAGGCACTGGCGATGTCTGCATGGTGCTCAACCCTCAAGATTTGATCACGGCGGTACGTCAGCGAGGCAGCTCTCTAAAGCTGCCGGAGCTTAGCTCGACCGGCACTGCAGCCCCGACCGAAGCCCGTCCTCGGTGCATTCTGCTGGTGGAAGACTCGATCGCCACCCGCACCCAGGAAAAACGCATTTTAGAATCGGCAGGCTACGAAGTGGTGACTGCGGTAGATGGCCTAGACGGCTTTAACAAGTTACAGACCAGGCCTTTTGATGCCGTCGTATCCGATGTGCAAATGCCGAATTTGGATGGGCTGGGCCTCACCCAGCGCATTCGGCAGCAGCGGGAATACAGCGAACTACCCGTGGTGCTGGTGACCACCCTGGCCAGTGAGGACGATCGCCGCAGAGGGGCCGAGGCCGGAGCCAACGCTTATATTACCAAGGGCAGCTTCACCCAAGATGTGCTGTTTGAAACCCTCAACCGACTGATTTAG